A region of uncultured Desulfobacter sp. DNA encodes the following proteins:
- a CDS encoding OmpA family protein — protein sequence MKKRNLMKGMLAITVVLFLFGCAGKQAVELPEFSAPQFDSTYKSSVDNFVIILDASSSMRHDGKFQLAKAVTERLNLTVPELGQTAGLRSVGHADSVSPKKAELFYGMETYNTSALAEKLDLISECGGAGHLEDALVGVIQDMGTLSGKTAVIIISDGLNMEDKTEQAEALKAQYGDAICYYPVQTGTSEEGTEYLSKIASIGGCSTLVNASDVLSSDGMAAFVENALLKKVAVPKPVVPVTPKDSDGDGVIDDDDQCPGTPIGAVVNEVGCWTLDNVLFDFDKANIKSEAYSQLDAVAAILKQNAAMKVELQGHTDNVGTEEYNMELSMRRSNAVAQYLVDKGIDRDRLTTTGFGFTKPVALNGTDFGRSLNRRVEIHPY from the coding sequence ATGAAAAAAAGAAATCTAATGAAAGGTATGTTGGCCATCACTGTGGTATTGTTTCTGTTCGGCTGTGCCGGCAAACAAGCGGTTGAACTTCCTGAGTTCTCAGCTCCTCAGTTTGACTCTACATACAAGTCTTCGGTTGATAACTTTGTCATTATTCTGGATGCCTCCAGCTCCATGCGTCATGATGGCAAATTCCAACTTGCCAAGGCGGTTACCGAAAGACTGAACCTGACTGTTCCAGAACTGGGACAAACAGCAGGGCTCAGATCCGTAGGACATGCCGATTCTGTTTCCCCAAAAAAGGCAGAACTTTTTTACGGTATGGAAACATACAATACATCTGCCCTGGCAGAAAAACTTGATCTCATCTCCGAGTGCGGCGGCGCCGGGCATCTTGAAGATGCCCTGGTTGGTGTCATTCAAGACATGGGAACACTTTCCGGTAAAACCGCTGTAATCATCATTTCTGACGGTTTGAACATGGAAGATAAAACTGAACAGGCCGAAGCTCTGAAAGCACAATACGGCGATGCCATCTGCTATTATCCCGTACAAACCGGCACTTCCGAAGAAGGTACTGAGTATCTCTCAAAAATTGCAAGTATTGGCGGGTGCAGCACCCTTGTAAATGCAAGTGACGTCTTGAGCAGTGATGGAATGGCTGCCTTTGTTGAAAATGCCCTGCTTAAAAAAGTCGCTGTGCCAAAACCCGTTGTTCCTGTAACACCTAAAGATAGTGACGGTGACGGTGTTATCGATGACGATGACCAGTGCCCCGGAACACCTATCGGTGCCGTTGTGAATGAGGTAGGCTGCTGGACACTTGATAACGTTCTGTTTGATTTCGACAAAGCGAATATTAAATCTGAAGCATATTCCCAGCTGGACGCAGTTGCTGCCATTCTCAAACAAAACGCTGCAATGAAAGTAGAACTTCAGGGTCACACGGATAATGTCGGCACAGAAGAGTATAATATGGAACTGTCCATGAGAAGATCCAATGCTGTCGCTCAGTATTTGGTTGACAAGGGTATTGACCGCGACCGTCTGACCACCACAGGCTTTGGCTTTACTAAACCGGTTGCTCTGAACGGTACTGATTTTGGTCGCTCTTTGAACAGAAGGGTTGAAATTCACCCTTACTGA
- a CDS encoding ABC transporter permease, translating to MKSTENNVCERTVQVGLSPFFIRMWSGWKDELAGLVLFACVWAAATQFIFSRPELSHFRGFLPGPTIAALVEGFQNPRFWLSVFASLRRIVVGIGISAAIGLPLGVIIGFFTRLRKLTYSPIQFVRMISPLSWMPIALLLFTSFESAVHFLIVMATICPIILNTAIGVMDINPQWIKMALNQGANNVQLIQTIVIPYSIPHMMTSIRLALGIAWIVLVPAEFLGVSSGLGYLINDARDAMEYDRLMAIIIAIGILGFILDRVFQKLQHRFTWSWADDV from the coding sequence TTGAAATCAACTGAAAACAATGTCTGTGAAAGAACTGTTCAGGTCGGTCTGTCACCATTTTTCATCCGGATGTGGTCGGGCTGGAAAGATGAGCTGGCCGGACTTGTCCTGTTTGCCTGCGTCTGGGCAGCAGCCACGCAGTTTATCTTCAGTCGGCCCGAACTTTCCCATTTTAGAGGATTTCTCCCCGGCCCCACAATAGCAGCCCTGGTAGAAGGATTTCAAAATCCCAGATTCTGGTTATCTGTTTTTGCAAGCCTGAGAAGAATTGTTGTGGGGATTGGCATATCAGCGGCCATAGGGCTTCCGTTGGGTGTAATAATCGGATTTTTTACACGTCTTCGCAAGTTGACGTATTCGCCGATTCAATTCGTAAGAATGATCAGTCCTTTGTCATGGATGCCCATTGCACTGCTTTTGTTTACAAGCTTTGAATCTGCTGTTCATTTTTTGATTGTAATGGCGACAATTTGCCCTATAATACTTAACACAGCCATCGGTGTCATGGATATTAATCCCCAGTGGATCAAAATGGCTTTGAATCAGGGTGCCAATAACGTTCAACTCATTCAAACGATAGTTATTCCATATTCCATCCCCCACATGATGACCAGCATCAGACTGGCACTGGGGATTGCATGGATAGTTTTGGTCCCGGCGGAATTTCTAGGGGTATCATCGGGCCTGGGATATCTGATTAATGATGCCAGAGATGCCATGGAGTACGACAGACTTATGGCCATAATAATCGCCATAGGGATACTGGGATTTATACTCGACAGAGTTTTTCAAAAATTGCAGCACAGGTTCACCTGGTCATGGGCCGATGATGTTTAA
- a CDS encoding helix-turn-helix domain-containing protein, whose product MEKKIVSSGIPGLDNLLNGLFIGDNVVWYDDAGSLARPFCMKFIRQSLQQSKPIVYVSFDRSPKNLIQTLGELAENPQLTILDCFTNGKGDKASVFNKFYEKDGAQWPYQVIRVTEPWKPDAVFDAIDGLHRNLIGDVRFVMESLTGMQDLWEGEDQILKFYSHSCPRLYEMDTIAYWIIEKNAHSSRLKAHINQIAQVAVDLSLSQGRSCMTILKADKRQPSGLGIPVPYSCENNGIVLKEPKTKADPLDLGQAIKAFRTHQGMSQKELARLAGVTPSTISQIESNQVFPSLPALFRIAENLSVEVASFFRARTSGQRDIFSGDESVRIIRPDLDKASIEIAQLTPQDRELSMAGYLITLLPEKRINGHFMGHKGPEMGYLISGSLTLVLENREQAMSAGDTIFLGKEFPSLWVNPGTEPATLFWVNMKSISAA is encoded by the coding sequence ATGGAAAAAAAGATAGTATCTTCAGGTATTCCCGGGCTGGACAATCTGCTCAACGGATTGTTTATAGGTGACAATGTGGTTTGGTATGATGACGCAGGCAGTCTGGCCCGTCCTTTCTGTATGAAATTTATCCGGCAGTCGCTTCAGCAGAGCAAGCCCATTGTATATGTGTCCTTTGACAGGTCTCCCAAAAATCTCATCCAGACCCTTGGAGAGCTGGCAGAAAATCCCCAGCTTACAATTCTGGACTGCTTTACCAACGGTAAAGGCGACAAGGCCTCTGTGTTTAATAAATTTTATGAAAAAGACGGGGCACAATGGCCTTACCAGGTCATAAGGGTGACGGAACCCTGGAAACCCGATGCCGTTTTTGATGCCATTGACGGCCTGCACCGCAATCTCATCGGGGATGTACGGTTTGTCATGGAGAGCCTTACCGGAATGCAGGATCTGTGGGAAGGGGAAGACCAGATTCTAAAATTTTATTCCCACTCCTGTCCCAGGCTTTACGAGATGGATACCATTGCCTATTGGATTATTGAAAAGAACGCCCATTCAAGCAGACTCAAAGCGCATATCAATCAGATCGCCCAAGTTGCTGTGGATCTGTCATTGAGCCAGGGCCGGTCCTGCATGACAATCCTCAAGGCCGATAAGCGTCAGCCTTCCGGCCTTGGTATTCCGGTACCCTATTCCTGTGAAAACAACGGGATTGTACTCAAGGAACCCAAAACCAAAGCAGATCCTTTGGATCTGGGCCAGGCGATTAAGGCCTTTCGCACACACCAGGGTATGTCCCAGAAAGAGCTGGCGCGTCTGGCAGGAGTGACGCCCTCTACTATTTCACAGATTGAAAGCAACCAGGTGTTCCCGTCCCTGCCGGCCCTTTTCCGGATTGCCGAAAATCTGTCCGTGGAAGTGGCCTCTTTTTTCCGGGCCCGGACATCCGGGCAAAGGGATATCTTCTCCGGTGATGAATCCGTACGGATTATCCGGCCGGATCTGGACAAAGCGAGTATTGAGATCGCCCAGTTGACCCCCCAAGATCGTGAGTTGTCCATGGCAGGGTATTTAATTACCTTGCTCCCGGAAAAAAGGATCAACGGACATTTCATGGGGCACAAGGGTCCTGAGATGGGTTATCTTATTAGCGGCAGCCTGACTCTGGTTCTGGAAAACAGGGAGCAGGCCATGTCAGCGGGGGACACCATTTTCCTGGGCAAAGAGTTTCCAAGTCTCTGGGTCAACCCGGGGACAGAGCCTGCCACCCTGTTCTGGGTCAATATGAAATCTATTTCAGCAGCTTAA
- a CDS encoding glutamate synthase-related protein, with protein MEMRFSKGNDALGTKNRGDSCESSLCTLCRADCVGKCETWLSSMVGRKLLYPRSFGLVTAGANNTSHVGVSYNSLRVQGYAYGASGLKEGLTNSPDDCIFPNVSLETQFGKRQKTKVKMPLMTGAMGSTFIAEKYWDSFAIGGALVGIPVVIGENVVGVDQNSDISAGEIKKGKIKHAPELDRRIDTYLRYYDGYGAIIVQLNVEDTRNGVAEYVVDKYGDKCIIELKWGQGAKNIGGEIQVRSLEYATFLKNRGYVVDPDPGKAEVRLGFEQGAIKSFARHSRLGATNLSSVSQVQEDFMNSVAYLRSIGFERITLKTGSYGMEELAMAIKFATEAELDLLTIDGSGGGTGMSPWNMMQSWGVPSVILHSKAYEYASILSAKGKSVVDMSFAGGLALEDHVFKALALGAPYTKMICMGRAVMIPGFLGANIEGAIYPERRAEVNGNWNELPKNVLEVGKTAEEIFSSYHDLEDKLGKNEMGKIPYGAIAFYTLADKLGCGLQQLMAGARKFSLDKITRNEIFSGNRETARETGIPHVADVNDESARKILNS; from the coding sequence ATGGAGATGAGATTTTCAAAGGGAAACGATGCGTTAGGAACCAAAAACCGGGGAGATTCTTGCGAGTCAAGCCTGTGCACCCTGTGCCGGGCGGATTGTGTGGGGAAATGTGAAACATGGCTGTCCAGTATGGTGGGCAGAAAATTACTCTATCCCCGAAGTTTTGGTCTGGTGACCGCCGGGGCCAACAACACCAGTCATGTGGGAGTCTCATATAACAGCCTGAGGGTCCAGGGTTATGCCTATGGGGCCAGCGGTCTGAAAGAAGGGCTCACCAACAGCCCTGATGACTGTATTTTCCCCAATGTATCACTGGAAACCCAATTTGGCAAAAGACAGAAGACCAAAGTAAAAATGCCTTTGATGACGGGCGCCATGGGATCCACTTTCATAGCTGAGAAGTATTGGGATTCATTTGCCATTGGCGGCGCGCTTGTGGGTATCCCCGTGGTCATCGGTGAAAATGTGGTGGGGGTTGATCAAAATTCCGACATCTCTGCCGGCGAAATCAAGAAAGGAAAAATTAAACACGCGCCGGAACTGGACCGCCGCATTGATACCTATCTGAGGTATTATGATGGATACGGTGCCATTATTGTTCAGCTCAACGTGGAAGACACCCGCAACGGTGTGGCGGAATATGTGGTGGACAAGTATGGCGACAAATGTATCATTGAGCTGAAATGGGGTCAGGGCGCCAAAAACATCGGCGGTGAAATCCAGGTGCGTTCCCTGGAATATGCCACTTTCCTGAAAAACCGCGGGTATGTCGTGGACCCGGACCCCGGAAAGGCGGAAGTCCGGCTGGGGTTTGAACAGGGTGCCATTAAATCATTTGCCCGTCACAGCCGTCTGGGTGCCACCAATCTCTCCTCCGTAAGCCAGGTCCAGGAAGATTTCATGAACAGCGTGGCGTATCTGCGCAGCATAGGATTTGAACGGATCACCCTGAAAACAGGCTCCTACGGCATGGAAGAACTGGCCATGGCCATCAAGTTTGCCACGGAAGCGGAACTGGACCTGCTCACCATAGACGGATCAGGGGGCGGCACCGGCATGAGTCCCTGGAATATGATGCAAAGCTGGGGGGTTCCTTCCGTGATCCTTCACTCCAAGGCCTATGAATACGCAAGCATCCTGTCTGCCAAGGGTAAAAGCGTGGTGGACATGTCCTTTGCCGGGGGATTGGCATTGGAAGACCATGTTTTCAAAGCCCTGGCCCTGGGCGCACCCTACACCAAGATGATCTGCATGGGCCGGGCCGTCATGATTCCGGGCTTCCTGGGAGCCAACATTGAAGGGGCTATTTACCCGGAACGACGGGCCGAAGTAAACGGAAACTGGAATGAACTGCCGAAGAACGTACTGGAAGTAGGAAAGACGGCAGAAGAAATTTTTTCTTCTTACCACGATTTGGAAGACAAGCTGGGCAAGAATGAGATGGGTAAAATTCCTTATGGTGCCATTGCCTTTTATACCCTGGCCGATAAACTGGGCTGCGGCCTGCAGCAACTCATGGCCGGAGCCCGCAAGTTTTCACTGGACAAGATCACAAGGAACGAAATTTTTTCAGGAAACCGTGAAACGGCAAGGGAAACAGGTATACCCCATGTGGCGGACGTCAATGATGAAAGTGCCCGCAAAATCTTAAATTCTTAA
- a CDS encoding ABC transporter substrate-binding protein, which translates to MAVDPNIKIVVADDSGTMRIMFKQILEKAGFSNLVMAVNGADGIEKVKAEKPDLVISDWNMPTLDGLGFLKKLRASEEFKDLPFIMATAQADMGQQKVILEAGGNAHCPKPFNEQEITKAIITAFSGGVKKQRVTKQRSIVGGRVELNVAHIQITDHLALGALKHRIAQGDVEPQFFDLSTSLMGGWNPIQEGLESGEIDCAFVLAPIAMDLFAYESPIQLVLFAHKNGSTFVRSRHYDHRFDSLQSFYKYKVVDIPHKMSVHHMLAHQFLKELGLKPGVPGEKAINVRFEVVPPIKMPGIMKENEDVGGFMVAEPVATKAIKGEIGNLEFYSAARWENHPCCIVAMQKDFIQNHPEAVQEFVTLLVETGEYIENDKARAADIAVKFLDPEGKMGLNPQVLQNVFSQPMAIRWDGLYPEAADLDKIQKYMHDVMEIGKIIDLEKFIEPHFAKIAFNR; encoded by the coding sequence ATGGCGGTAGACCCGAATATTAAAATTGTTGTGGCAGATGATTCAGGCACCATGCGGATAATGTTCAAACAAATCCTGGAGAAAGCAGGATTTTCCAACCTTGTCATGGCGGTTAACGGTGCAGACGGCATTGAAAAAGTAAAAGCCGAAAAACCGGATCTTGTTATATCCGACTGGAACATGCCCACGCTGGACGGCCTTGGGTTTCTCAAAAAACTAAGGGCCAGCGAAGAGTTCAAGGATCTGCCCTTTATTATGGCCACAGCCCAGGCTGACATGGGCCAGCAGAAAGTCATCCTTGAAGCTGGCGGTAATGCCCATTGCCCTAAACCGTTTAACGAGCAGGAAATAACAAAAGCAATCATAACGGCCTTCTCCGGGGGGGTAAAAAAACAGCGGGTAACAAAGCAGAGAAGCATTGTCGGCGGTCGTGTCGAGCTCAATGTGGCCCACATCCAGATCACCGATCACCTGGCTTTAGGTGCTCTCAAACACCGGATAGCCCAGGGCGATGTGGAACCCCAGTTCTTTGACTTAAGCACCAGCCTGATGGGAGGATGGAATCCCATACAGGAAGGCTTAGAAAGTGGGGAAATAGACTGTGCCTTTGTTCTGGCACCCATTGCCATGGATCTGTTTGCCTACGAGTCCCCTATTCAACTGGTTCTGTTTGCCCATAAAAACGGTTCCACATTTGTGCGCTCCAGGCACTATGACCACAGGTTCGACTCTTTGCAAAGCTTTTATAAATACAAGGTTGTGGATATTCCCCACAAAATGTCCGTTCACCACATGCTTGCCCATCAATTTCTAAAAGAACTGGGGTTGAAACCCGGAGTCCCTGGCGAAAAAGCCATTAATGTGCGTTTTGAGGTGGTTCCCCCCATCAAGATGCCCGGAATTATGAAAGAAAATGAAGATGTGGGTGGCTTCATGGTGGCAGAGCCTGTGGCCACCAAAGCCATCAAGGGGGAAATCGGCAACCTGGAGTTCTATTCAGCCGCACGCTGGGAAAATCATCCATGCTGTATTGTGGCCATGCAAAAAGACTTTATCCAGAATCACCCAGAAGCGGTCCAGGAGTTTGTCACCCTGCTGGTGGAAACCGGTGAATACATTGAAAATGACAAGGCCAGAGCTGCCGACATTGCCGTAAAATTTTTGGATCCCGAAGGCAAAATGGGCTTAAATCCCCAGGTGCTTCAAAATGTATTCTCCCAGCCCATGGCCATCCGCTGGGACGGACTTTATCCGGAAGCAGCAGATCTGGATAAAATCCAAAAGTACATGCATGATGTTATGGAAATCGGCAAAATTATTGACCTTGAAAAATTTATCGAACCTCATTTTGCCAAAATTGCATTCAATCGTTAG
- a CDS encoding PAS domain S-box protein, translating into MKISIRWAMVLGCLGLIWGMQILITSSTYLSSQRMLTGHARDVMQNIADLTMTQSQNHLQLAQRAAHLTKRLLASEVVGSDNQQYDLLERYFLNQLSLYAHFAGIYIGKPNGDFFYVSRNDAHTPDGFRTKIIDYSSGVKKTRLIWRNFDGSMIDTFEDPLDTYDPRQRPWYQKALAEREIIWTDPYIFFSSQKPGITVAGPIFQKNGQLKSIVGVDIEIDQLSKFISRLRIGKHGRAFMLNNNGDVVAFPDISKIKQEEGDEIHRFRMVKIDELDDELSRAAYHAIQWQKTETGLLQLDHSQFAKFTHNNEVYNTMFTQFADSHWPWMIGVYLPENDYLGALKENRLLNIEITLILSVIATLVGLQLFRSITRPLMGLEKEALAIKQNDLSTTFNTRSIFKEIDETSAAFSQMKVSLQTSERKYRQIFENIQDIYFESTIDGDLLEVSPSVEELIHKDRKEIIGTNFVQFFKNADEYELFLSTIIAEGFVSDREITLVNPNSEIAYGSVTATLKRNAAGDAEKIIGSLRIITDRKKADLKLRRYQDQLEDLVEERTRDLRKSNEQLRNEIEARKEKEEALRCSEEKYRSIIENTNNGYYEVDLEGRLTFFNDSLTVILGYSAQELKGMDSTILLEADASQQMPEKPSNTYRSGVNGNLSRLTITRKDGDRRTVDVSTAPIFDNNGTKIGYRGVVLDVSERLNAETEKKKLEERLHQIQRLEGIGTLAGGVAHDFNNLLMGIQGNISLMMLRTKPFEYSYKKLKSIESCVISGTKLTRQLLGFARGGKYMAKTLDFNQIVVDTARMFGRTRKEIRIEENISHDLWTVMADKNQIEQVLLNIYINAWQAMPDGGTVVIDTKNMILDAPFTKSFDIIPGRYVCISISDTGTGIDPSIQARIFEPFFTTKEMGRGTGLGLASAYGIVKNHDGAIDFISQPGKGTTFYIYLPASDAEIEPEPALSETIAKGTEHLLLIDDEEVILQVEQPMLESLGYNVMTASDGKTAVEIFRRFSDEIDLVILDVIMPGMSGSAIFNELKSIDSEVKVLLSSGYSLSGQAEEILSRGCVGFIQKPFSLEHLSVTLRGIFDQG; encoded by the coding sequence ATGAAAATATCGATACGGTGGGCAATGGTTCTTGGTTGCCTTGGGCTCATCTGGGGGATGCAGATACTTATCACTTCGTCCACCTACCTTTCTTCCCAACGGATGCTGACCGGGCATGCCCGTGACGTAATGCAGAACATTGCAGACCTGACCATGACCCAGTCCCAAAACCATCTTCAACTGGCCCAGAGGGCTGCCCATCTGACCAAACGCCTGTTGGCCTCTGAGGTGGTCGGAAGTGACAATCAGCAGTATGACCTTCTTGAACGATATTTTCTGAATCAGCTGTCATTGTATGCCCATTTTGCCGGTATTTACATCGGTAAACCCAATGGTGATTTTTTTTATGTCAGCCGCAATGATGCACATACCCCCGACGGATTCCGGACCAAAATCATCGATTATTCCAGTGGTGTAAAAAAAACCAGGCTGATCTGGCGAAATTTTGACGGCAGCATGATAGATACTTTTGAAGACCCCTTAGACACCTATGACCCCAGACAGCGACCCTGGTATCAGAAAGCCCTTGCCGAACGAGAAATTATCTGGACAGACCCTTACATTTTCTTTTCATCCCAAAAACCCGGGATTACGGTGGCAGGTCCAATTTTCCAAAAAAACGGACAGCTAAAGAGTATTGTGGGCGTAGATATTGAGATTGATCAACTGTCAAAGTTTATCAGCCGGTTACGAATCGGCAAGCATGGCCGTGCCTTTATGCTCAACAACAACGGCGATGTGGTGGCGTTTCCCGACATCTCAAAAATTAAACAGGAAGAAGGTGATGAGATTCATCGTTTCAGAATGGTTAAAATTGATGAACTGGACGATGAACTAAGCCGGGCGGCATATCATGCCATCCAGTGGCAGAAAACAGAAACCGGATTGCTTCAGCTTGATCACTCCCAGTTTGCCAAGTTCACCCACAACAACGAGGTGTACAACACCATGTTCACCCAGTTTGCCGACTCCCACTGGCCCTGGATGATTGGTGTGTATCTGCCGGAAAATGACTATCTGGGAGCTCTTAAGGAGAACCGTCTGTTAAATATCGAGATTACCCTGATCCTTTCGGTGATTGCCACCCTGGTGGGCTTACAATTGTTTCGCAGTATTACACGGCCCTTGATGGGTCTTGAAAAAGAGGCTCTTGCCATTAAACAGAATGATTTATCAACCACCTTCAATACCCGCTCCATATTTAAGGAGATAGACGAAACCTCCGCTGCCTTTTCCCAAATGAAGGTCTCTCTGCAAACCAGTGAAAGAAAGTATCGTCAGATTTTTGAGAACATTCAGGATATCTATTTTGAATCCACCATTGACGGAGATCTTCTTGAGGTAAGTCCCTCTGTAGAAGAACTGATCCATAAGGACCGCAAAGAGATCATAGGCACCAATTTCGTTCAGTTTTTCAAAAATGCCGATGAATATGAACTCTTCTTATCCACCATCATTGCCGAGGGATTTGTAAGCGACCGGGAGATTACCCTGGTAAACCCAAACAGTGAGATTGCCTATGGCTCGGTTACGGCCACCTTGAAACGCAACGCAGCCGGTGATGCGGAAAAAATCATCGGCTCGTTGCGCATCATTACCGACAGAAAAAAAGCTGATCTCAAACTTCGCCGATACCAGGATCAACTGGAAGATCTTGTGGAGGAACGTACGCGGGATCTGAGAAAGAGCAATGAACAACTGCGCAATGAAATTGAAGCCCGGAAAGAAAAAGAAGAGGCCTTAAGATGCAGTGAGGAGAAGTACCGTTCCATCATAGAGAACACCAACAACGGCTATTATGAGGTCGATCTTGAGGGGCGTCTGACTTTTTTCAATGATTCTTTGACAGTGATTCTGGGATATTCGGCCCAGGAACTTAAAGGGATGGATTCTACCATTCTGCTGGAAGCTGATGCGTCCCAGCAGATGCCTGAAAAACCATCCAACACCTATCGATCAGGAGTAAACGGCAACTTGTCCCGTCTGACAATCACCAGAAAGGATGGTGACAGGCGGACCGTTGATGTCTCAACAGCACCTATTTTTGACAATAATGGCACCAAGATCGGATATCGCGGCGTGGTTCTGGATGTCAGTGAACGGCTGAATGCCGAGACAGAGAAAAAAAAGCTGGAAGAACGACTGCATCAGATCCAGAGGCTGGAGGGCATCGGCACCCTGGCCGGCGGCGTGGCCCACGACTTCAACAATTTGCTGATGGGTATTCAGGGCAATATCTCCTTAATGATGCTAAGAACAAAGCCCTTTGAATATAGTTACAAAAAATTAAAAAGCATTGAGTCCTGTGTCATTTCAGGGACAAAACTCACCCGGCAACTGCTTGGATTTGCACGGGGAGGAAAATACATGGCCAAGACGCTGGATTTTAATCAGATTGTGGTGGACACAGCCCGGATGTTCGGCCGCACACGCAAAGAGATCCGGATTGAGGAAAACATCTCACATGATTTGTGGACGGTGATGGCCGATAAAAATCAGATTGAGCAGGTATTGCTCAACATTTACATCAATGCATGGCAGGCCATGCCCGATGGAGGAACGGTGGTTATTGACACCAAAAACATGATTTTGGATGCCCCATTTACAAAATCATTCGACATTATCCCGGGGCGATATGTATGCATTTCAATCTCTGATACCGGTACTGGTATTGATCCTTCAATCCAGGCACGAATATTTGAACCTTTTTTCACCACCAAGGAAATGGGCCGCGGTACCGGACTTGGACTTGCCTCGGCCTATGGTATTGTCAAAAATCATGACGGGGCCATTGATTTCATCAGCCAGCCGGGCAAAGGCACCACCTTTTATATTTATCTTCCGGCATCAGATGCTGAGATTGAACCGGAACCTGCATTGTCAGAAACGATCGCAAAAGGTACGGAACACCTCCTTCTCATTGATGATGAAGAGGTCATCCTGCAGGTCGAGCAACCCATGTTAGAATCGCTGGGGTACAATGTAATGACCGCATCAGACGGAAAGACAGCTGTGGAGATTTTTCGCCGCTTCTCTGATGAGATAGACCTGGTTATTCTGGATGTGATTATGCCGGGAATGAGCGGTAGCGCGATTTTCAACGAGTTGAAATCCATTGATTCCGAAGTCAAGGTACTGCTTTCCAGTGGATATAGTTTGAGCGGGCAGGCCGAAGAAATCCTGTCACGGGGATGTGTCGGTTTTATTCAGAAACCTTTTTCCCTGGAACATCTCAGTGTCACGCTGCGGGGGATATTTGACCAGGGTTGA
- a CDS encoding DUF6198 family protein, with protein MKQNLITKSIIFIFGLFIMALGVVLSVKADLGVSPISCVPYIYSLNFPLTLGQTTIILNIVLIFIQMLLLRKRYHLFQLIQFPVVFLFGFFIDLVMKYSAWILPGSYVEQALLCLLSCVVLGIGVFFEVKAALTYLPGEGLAMALAQTFNIEFGKTKIGTDSSLVTLGIVSSLFFGGKLEGIREGTVVAALLVGYIVRFLHHRSFLIKQWFQLRKTVSLR; from the coding sequence ATGAAGCAAAATCTTATTACGAAGAGTATTATTTTTATTTTCGGCCTTTTTATTATGGCCCTGGGTGTTGTTTTGTCTGTAAAGGCAGACCTGGGTGTCTCACCTATTTCCTGTGTGCCTTATATCTACAGTTTAAATTTTCCTCTCACGCTGGGGCAGACCACCATCATTCTCAATATAGTTCTGATTTTCATTCAGATGTTATTGTTAAGAAAAAGATATCATCTGTTCCAGCTGATTCAGTTTCCTGTGGTCTTTTTGTTTGGTTTTTTCATTGACCTGGTCATGAAATATTCAGCATGGATACTGCCCGGCAGCTATGTAGAGCAGGCGCTTTTATGTTTGCTGAGCTGTGTAGTCCTGGGAATCGGTGTCTTTTTTGAAGTTAAGGCTGCTCTGACTTACTTGCCTGGGGAAGGTCTGGCCATGGCCCTGGCCCAGACGTTTAATATAGAATTTGGAAAAACAAAAATTGGTACCGACTCCTCCCTGGTTACTCTGGGCATTGTCAGTTCTTTGTTTTTTGGGGGGAAACTGGAGGGCATCAGGGAAGGAACTGTGGTTGCAGCTTTATTGGTGGGGTATATTGTCCGGTTTCTGCACCACAGATCCTTTTTGATTAAGCAATGGTTTCAATTACGAAAAACCGTATCCCTTCGGTAA